In one window of Onychomys torridus chromosome 5, mOncTor1.1, whole genome shotgun sequence DNA:
- the LOC118583759 gene encoding histone H2B type 1-B, with protein MPEPSKSAPAPKKGSKKAITKAQKKDGKKRKRSRKESYSVYVYKVLKQVHPDTGISSKAMGIMNSFVNDIFERIAGEASRLAHYNKRSTITSREIQTAVRLLLPGELAKHAVSEGTKAVTKYTSSK; from the coding sequence ATGCCTGAGCCTTCCAAGTCGGCTCCAGCTCCTAAAAAGGGCTCTAAGAAAGCCATCACTAAAGCTCAGAAGAAGGACGGCAAGAAGCGCAAGCGCAGCCGCAAGGAGAGCTACTCGGTGTACGTGTACAAGGTGCTGAAGCAGGTGCACCCCGACACGggcatctcctccaaggccatggGCATCATGAACTCGTTCGTCAACGACATCTTCGAGCGCATCGCGGGCGAGGCGTCGCGCCTGGCGCACTACAACAAGCGCTCGACCATCACGTCGCGGGAGATCCAGACAGCCGTGCGCCTGCTGCTGCCCGGGGAGCTGGCCAAGCACGCCGTGTCCGAGGGCACCAAGGCCGTCACCAAGTACACCAGCTCCAAGTGA